Proteins from one Actinobacillus delphinicola genomic window:
- the lexA gene encoding transcriptional repressor LexA — MLKKLTERQQQVYNLLKSHIDSTGMPPTRAEIAKELGFRSANAAEEHLKALARKGVIEILSGVSRGIRLIAEDEPVEEGIPLIGRVAAGEPILAEEHIDSIYHIDPQMFNPAADFLLRVYGESMKNIGILDGDLLAVHHTKDVRNGQVVVARIDDEVTVKRLVKQGNMIYLHAENDDFAPIVVDLNQNPTFEIEGVAVGIIRNNRWM, encoded by the coding sequence ATGCTCAAAAAGTTAACAGAAAGACAACAGCAAGTCTATAATTTGCTGAAAAGTCATATCGATAGTACGGGCATGCCACCTACTCGTGCAGAAATCGCCAAAGAACTTGGATTTCGCTCAGCGAATGCTGCCGAAGAACATTTAAAAGCCTTGGCTCGAAAAGGGGTTATTGAAATTCTATCGGGTGTATCTCGTGGTATTCGTTTAATTGCTGAAGATGAACCTGTAGAGGAGGGGATTCCTCTGATTGGGAGAGTGGCAGCGGGCGAGCCGATTTTAGCGGAAGAACATATTGATAGTATTTATCATATCGATCCGCAAATGTTTAATCCTGCAGCAGATTTCTTGTTACGTGTGTATGGAGAATCAATGAAGAATATTGGCATTTTAGATGGTGATCTTCTTGCTGTTCATCATACGAAAGACGTACGTAATGGGCAGGTTGTTGTTGCTCGCATTGACGATGAAGTCACAGTAAAACGTTTGGTTAAACAGGGTAATATGATTTACCTTCATGCGGAAAACGATGACTTCGCACCGATTGTCGTAGATTTAAATCAGAATCCGACTTTTGAAATTGAAGGTGTAGCGGTAGGGATTATCCGCAATAATCGCTGGATGTAA
- the rpsF gene encoding 30S ribosomal protein S6 — MRHYEIVFMVHPDQSEQVPAMIERYTNSITEAGGKIHRLEDWGRRQLAYPINKLHKAHYVLMNVEAPQTVIDELETTFRYNDAVLRNAIMRTKHAVTEASPMVKARDERKAVTEVEINDTEDAGE; from the coding sequence ATGCGTCACTACGAAATCGTTTTTATGGTTCATCCAGACCAAAGCGAACAAGTACCTGCGATGATTGAACGTTACACCAACTCTATCACAGAAGCTGGTGGTAAAATTCATCGTTTAGAAGATTGGGGTCGCCGTCAATTAGCATACCCAATCAACAAATTACATAAAGCACACTATGTGCTTATGAATGTAGAAGCGCCTCAAACAGTAATCGACGAGCTAGAAACAACATTCCGTTACAACGATGCAGTTCTTCGTAACGCGATTATGCGCACTAAGCACGCCGTAACAGAAGCGTCCCCAATGGTTAAAGCACGCGACGAACGCAAAGCTGTAACTGAAGTTGAAATCAACGATACTGAGGATGCTGGCGAGTAA
- the priB gene encoding primosomal replication protein N, whose amino-acid sequence MRTPNGIEHCQFIFEHRSYRQEAGFQRQVWCKIPVQISGADLIAKTQSITVGVDLFIVGFLISQKAPNQLTQLVLHAEQIEFID is encoded by the coding sequence ATGAGAACCCCGAATGGTATAGAACATTGCCAATTTATTTTTGAGCATCGTTCTTACCGCCAAGAAGCAGGATTTCAGCGCCAAGTTTGGTGTAAAATCCCGGTTCAAATTAGCGGGGCAGATTTAATAGCAAAGACACAAAGCATTACGGTCGGTGTGGATCTCTTTATTGTTGGTTTCTTGATTTCGCAAAAAGCGCCAAATCAATTAACGCAATTAGTATTACACGCCGAGCAGATCGAATTTATAGATTAG